A region from the Desulfovibrio sp. genome encodes:
- a CDS encoding [FeFe] hydrogenase, group A, translated as MPRIEMEHIAYELNVPPQGADGDKMFFVQIDPEKCIGCDSCQEYCPSGAIYGETGLTHKIAHPEPCINCAQCLTHCPEMAIYEVQTWVPELQKKLQDKSVKCIAMPAPSVRYALGEAFGLAPGSVTTGKMLAALKQLGFSNCWDTEFAADVTIWEEASEFVERLGAKRDLPQFTSCCPGWQKYAETFYPDLLPHFSSCKSPVAMNGRLAKTYGAEKAKYDPKSLYTVSIMPCVAKKYEGLRQEYVQNDLRDIDATLTTRELAYMIRQAGIDFTKLPDGQRDSLMGESTGGATIFGVSGGVMEAALRYAYQAVTGKRPESWDFKQVRGLKGLKEYTVTVNGIELHLAVVHGAKRFAQVCDEVRAGKSPYHFIEFMACPGGCVCGGGQPIMPNVLQSAERKATSLFAGLKQRLANTQPKA; from the coding sequence ATGCCGCGCATTGAAATGGAACACATCGCGTACGAGCTCAATGTGCCCCCCCAGGGCGCGGACGGCGACAAGATGTTTTTTGTGCAGATTGATCCCGAAAAATGCATCGGCTGCGATTCCTGTCAGGAATACTGCCCCAGCGGCGCCATTTATGGCGAAACCGGCCTCACGCACAAGATTGCCCACCCCGAACCCTGTATCAACTGCGCCCAGTGCCTGACCCATTGCCCGGAAATGGCTATTTATGAGGTGCAGACCTGGGTGCCCGAGCTGCAAAAGAAATTGCAGGATAAAAGCGTCAAATGCATTGCCATGCCTGCGCCTTCTGTGCGTTACGCGTTGGGTGAAGCCTTTGGCCTCGCCCCCGGCAGCGTGACCACGGGCAAAATGCTGGCAGCCCTCAAGCAGCTTGGATTCTCCAACTGCTGGGACACGGAATTTGCCGCCGACGTGACCATATGGGAAGAAGCCTCGGAATTTGTGGAGCGCCTCGGCGCAAAGCGCGATCTGCCGCAATTCACCTCGTGCTGTCCCGGCTGGCAAAAGTATGCGGAAACCTTCTATCCCGACCTGTTGCCGCATTTTTCATCCTGTAAATCGCCTGTGGCCATGAATGGCCGCCTTGCCAAAACCTATGGCGCAGAAAAGGCCAAGTACGACCCCAAGAGCCTGTATACCGTTTCCATCATGCCCTGCGTAGCCAAAAAATACGAAGGCTTGCGCCAGGAATATGTACAGAATGACCTGCGCGACATCGACGCCACCCTGACCACGCGCGAACTGGCCTACATGATCCGTCAGGCGGGCATTGATTTTACCAAGCTGCCCGACGGTCAGCGTGATAGCCTCATGGGCGAATCCACCGGCGGCGCGACCATCTTCGGCGTGTCTGGCGGCGTTATGGAAGCAGCCTTGCGCTACGCCTATCAGGCCGTAACCGGCAAGCGGCCGGAATCGTGGGATTTCAAGCAGGTGCGGGGCCTCAAGGGCCTGAAGGAATATACGGTGACCGTCAACGGCATTGAACTGCATCTGGCGGTTGTGCATGGCGCAAAACGTTTTGCCCAGGTGTGCGATGAAGTGCGGGCGGGCAAATCTCCTTACCACTTTATCGAATTCATGGCCTGCCCTGGCGGGTGCGTGTGCGGCGGCGGGCAGCCCATCATGCCCAATGTGCTGCAAAGCGCAGAACGCAAGGCCACAAGCCTGTTTGCCGGATTGAAGCAGCGTCTTGCCAACACCCAGCCCAAAGCCTAG
- a CDS encoding NADH-quinone oxidoreductase subunit D, with the protein MNYLAQSPTDERFVLNLGPQHPATHGVLRVKMVMDGEYIVEAEPVLGYIHRMHEKMAENRTWAQFMPNTGRMDYLHALAYNHGYACLVERAASIEVPERAEFIRVITNELNRVSSHLLWFGAFVLDLGGFSPLLYAFDDREQVLDLLESVTGSRLTYCYFRFGGVYNDVDDDFVRGTRAFIARMRKRLPMYHSLVSKNLIIQQRLVDVGFVPAEMCRKYGATGPVARGAGIAYDVRKHEPYGVYDRFTFDVPVYSEGDSMARYKVRMDEIEQSLRILEQALDYLPKGPVMAAKVPKTIKPPKGDYYHAVETARGLLGIRAVSDGSGTPWRLKWRTPCFSNLLVFGEAGRGMLLPDALALLGSLDLVIPDIDR; encoded by the coding sequence ATGAACTATCTTGCCCAAAGTCCCACAGACGAGCGGTTTGTTCTGAACCTTGGCCCGCAGCATCCGGCTACGCACGGCGTTTTGCGCGTCAAGATGGTCATGGACGGCGAGTATATAGTGGAGGCCGAGCCCGTGCTTGGCTACATCCACCGCATGCACGAAAAAATGGCCGAAAACCGCACCTGGGCGCAGTTTATGCCCAATACGGGCCGCATGGATTACCTGCATGCCCTGGCCTACAACCACGGCTATGCCTGTCTGGTCGAGCGCGCCGCCTCCATTGAAGTGCCGGAACGCGCCGAATTCATCCGCGTCATCACCAACGAGCTGAACCGGGTTTCAAGCCATCTGCTCTGGTTTGGAGCTTTTGTGCTTGACCTTGGCGGGTTCTCTCCGCTTTTGTACGCTTTTGACGACCGCGAGCAGGTCCTTGATCTGCTGGAATCCGTTACCGGGTCGCGGCTCACATACTGCTACTTCCGCTTTGGCGGCGTGTACAACGATGTTGACGATGACTTTGTAAGAGGCACGCGGGCCTTTATCGCGCGTATGCGCAAGCGCCTGCCCATGTACCATTCCCTTGTTTCCAAAAACCTCATTATCCAGCAGCGCCTTGTGGATGTGGGTTTTGTGCCTGCAGAGATGTGCCGCAAATACGGCGCAACAGGGCCTGTGGCACGCGGTGCTGGCATTGCCTATGACGTGCGCAAGCACGAGCCATACGGCGTTTATGACCGCTTTACTTTTGACGTGCCCGTATACTCCGAGGGTGATTCCATGGCCCGCTACAAGGTGCGCATGGACGAGATCGAGCAAAGCCTGCGCATTCTTGAGCAGGCCCTCGACTATCTGCCCAAAGGACCGGTTATGGCGGCCAAGGTTCCCAAAACTATCAAACCGCCAAAGGGCGACTATTACCACGCTGTGGAAACGGCGCGCGGTCTTCTGGGCATCCGCGCCGTCAGCGATGGCAGCGGCACCCCCTGGCGGCTCAAGTGGCGCACCCCCTGTTTTTCAAACCTGCTTGTTTTTGGCGAGGCGGGCAGGGGAATGCTGCTGCCTGATGCCCTGGCGCTGCTCGGCAGCCTTGACCTGGTGATTCCGGATATTGACCGCTAA
- the hydG gene encoding [FeFe] hydrogenase H-cluster radical SAM maturase HydG: MYNPQSLRADEFIDHTEVLDSLNYATEHARDAELIDAIIAKAALKKGLTHREASVLLACELPEKVEQVYRLANQIKHDFYGNRIVMFAPLYLSNHCINSCVYCPYHSQNKNIARKKLTQEEVAREVIALQDMGHKRLALEAGEHPTMNPIEYILECIKTIYSIKHKNGAIRRVNVNIAATTVEEYTMLKDAGIGTYILFQETYHKQSYEKLHPAGPKHDYAWHTEAMDRAMQGGIDDVGLGVLFGLEGYRYEFAALLMHAEHLEAVHGVGPHTISVPRIRRADDINPDVFDNGISDDTFARICACIRVSVPYTGMIVSTRESKAVREKVLPLGISQISGGSRTSVGGYYEPEPEEDNSAQFDVSDRRTLDEVVRWLMEQGHVPSFCTACYREGRTGDRFMALCKSQQILNCCHPNALLTLKEYLQDYASSQTRQMGLAMIEQELTKIPSEKVRKKAKEYLAAIENGQRDFRF; encoded by the coding sequence ATGTACAATCCCCAGTCGTTGCGCGCAGATGAATTTATTGACCACACAGAAGTGCTCGACTCCCTGAACTACGCAACCGAGCACGCGCGCGATGCAGAGCTTATTGATGCCATCATTGCCAAGGCCGCCCTTAAAAAAGGCCTGACCCACCGCGAGGCCTCTGTGCTGCTTGCCTGCGAGCTGCCGGAGAAAGTGGAGCAGGTGTACAGGCTTGCCAACCAGATCAAGCACGACTTTTACGGCAACCGCATTGTCATGTTTGCGCCGTTGTATCTCTCAAATCATTGCATCAACAGTTGCGTGTATTGCCCGTACCATTCGCAGAACAAAAACATCGCCCGCAAAAAACTTACACAGGAAGAAGTGGCCCGCGAGGTCATTGCCTTGCAGGATATGGGGCACAAACGCCTTGCGCTTGAGGCAGGCGAACACCCTACCATGAATCCCATTGAGTACATACTTGAGTGCATCAAGACCATTTACAGCATCAAGCATAAGAACGGGGCCATCCGCCGGGTAAATGTGAACATCGCGGCAACCACGGTGGAAGAATACACAATGCTCAAGGATGCTGGCATCGGCACATATATTCTGTTCCAGGAAACCTACCACAAGCAGAGTTATGAAAAGCTGCACCCCGCAGGACCCAAGCACGACTACGCCTGGCATACCGAGGCCATGGACCGCGCCATGCAGGGCGGCATTGACGATGTGGGCCTGGGGGTGCTTTTTGGCCTTGAGGGCTACCGCTATGAGTTTGCGGCCCTGCTCATGCACGCAGAGCACCTTGAAGCTGTGCACGGCGTTGGCCCGCACACCATCAGCGTTCCGCGCATTCGCCGCGCTGACGACATCAACCCCGATGTGTTCGACAATGGCATCAGCGACGATACGTTTGCCCGCATCTGCGCTTGTATCCGCGTGTCCGTGCCGTACACGGGCATGATTGTTTCGACCCGCGAGAGCAAGGCCGTGCGCGAAAAGGTGCTTCCGTTGGGTATCTCGCAGATCAGCGGCGGTTCACGCACCAGCGTGGGCGGGTATTATGAGCCGGAGCCGGAAGAAGACAATTCCGCACAGTTTGACGTAAGCGATCGCCGCACCCTGGACGAGGTGGTGCGCTGGCTCATGGAGCAGGGCCATGTGCCGAGTTTTTGCACAGCCTGCTACCGCGAGGGCCGCACTGGCGACCGCTTTATGGCCCTGTGCAAAAGCCAGCAGATTTTGAACTGCTGTCACCCCAATGCCTTGCTGACTCTCAAGGAATATTTGCAGGACTACGCCTCGTCGCAAACCCGGCAGATGGGCCTTGCCATGATAGAGCAGGAACTGACTAAAATTCCCAGCGAAAAAGTGCGCAAAAAGGCCAAGGAATACCTTGCCGCCATTGAAAACGGCCAGCGAGACTTTCGATTTTGA
- the nuoK gene encoding NADH-quinone oxidoreductase subunit NuoK produces the protein MHYASLSQSLETYLVIGAALFGLGLFGMAMRRTFIGMLIASELILCGASVNFMAFGRFCAPDTATGQIAALFVMAIAAAEAVIVLSIIIAVYRLYRSVETDAPSDLKG, from the coding sequence ATGCACTACGCAAGCTTGAGTCAGTCTCTTGAAACCTATCTGGTCATCGGCGCGGCACTGTTCGGCCTGGGGCTGTTCGGCATGGCCATGCGCCGCACGTTCATAGGCATGCTCATTGCGTCCGAGCTTATCCTCTGCGGGGCATCGGTCAACTTTATGGCTTTTGGACGGTTTTGCGCGCCAGACACGGCAACCGGGCAGATCGCGGCCCTGTTTGTCATGGCCATCGCAGCGGCGGAAGCGGTCATTGTGCTTTCCATCATCATTGCGGTGTACCGGCTGTACAGATCTGTTGAAACGGACGCTCCGTCAGACCTCAAAGGTTAA
- a CDS encoding NADH-quinone oxidoreductase subunit A → MSSSELVDIVYIMAFCLGGMSFALGPFVIVFFLAPRLTRNTVGKTRQIVECGIDPIGDAWIKFGAVYYMYSLLFLAFAVDILFLFPVAVIYNKASPISDFLTFAEVFLFVGILSLVILYAWKKGVFQWQRKIYSDR, encoded by the coding sequence ATGTCTAGCAGCGAACTTGTTGACATTGTCTACATAATGGCATTCTGCCTTGGCGGTATGAGCTTTGCTCTTGGGCCATTTGTAATAGTTTTTTTTCTTGCCCCTCGCCTTACGCGCAACACTGTGGGCAAAACCCGCCAGATTGTTGAGTGCGGCATTGACCCTATTGGCGATGCCTGGATCAAATTCGGCGCGGTATATTATATGTACTCGCTGCTGTTCCTCGCCTTTGCGGTTGATATTCTCTTTCTCTTCCCTGTTGCGGTTATCTACAACAAGGCTTCTCCCATCAGTGATTTCCTGACGTTCGCGGAAGTTTTTCTGTTCGTGGGCATTTTGTCCCTTGTCATTCTGTACGCGTGGAAAAAGGGAGTGTTCCAGTGGCAACGGAAAATATATTCGGATCGGTAG
- the hydE gene encoding [FeFe] hydrogenase H-cluster radical SAM maturase HydE has protein sequence MRREEILDLLFAQPFEAVCERAARVLEEEKGAHVHVRGLIEFSNSCRRNCRYCGLRCENGNLRRYTLAKAEIMAAATRAVALGADTIVLQSGEYAIDPMWLADVIDCLRGGLNVPVTLSVGEHPRAAYALWKEAGAVRFLLKHETADPLLYEALHPGHVLAERIASLRVLQRLGYEIGSGFMVGLPGQSLNTLADDIILARRLGVSMCGAGPFIPQHDTPLGAYPAGNAQLALRVMAVMRIVMPWANIPATTALATVDAQGGQRNGLLAGGNVLMPSFTPSAYGSQYCIYDNKNRVDMLGARKAIEGAGRSHTLACWQEPAAQDVVSGLLPCAASGAPHASA, from the coding sequence ATGCGTCGCGAAGAAATACTTGATCTCCTGTTTGCACAGCCCTTTGAGGCGGTGTGCGAACGTGCCGCCCGTGTGCTGGAAGAAGAAAAAGGCGCGCACGTGCATGTTCGCGGCCTGATAGAATTTTCAAATTCGTGCAGGCGCAACTGCCGCTACTGCGGTTTGCGCTGTGAGAACGGCAATCTGCGGCGGTACACGCTTGCCAAGGCGGAGATCATGGCAGCCGCCACGCGCGCCGTTGCCTTGGGTGCAGACACCATTGTGCTGCAATCGGGTGAATACGCCATTGATCCCATGTGGCTGGCCGATGTGATTGACTGCCTGCGCGGCGGGCTCAACGTGCCCGTGACCCTGAGCGTTGGCGAGCATCCGCGCGCGGCATATGCCCTGTGGAAAGAAGCTGGCGCAGTGCGTTTTCTGCTCAAGCACGAAACCGCCGATCCATTGCTCTACGAGGCCCTGCATCCTGGGCATGTGCTGGCAGAGCGCATTGCCAGCCTGCGTGTTTTGCAGCGGCTTGGCTACGAAATCGGCTCCGGTTTTATGGTGGGCCTGCCCGGTCAGAGCCTGAACACGCTGGCGGACGACATTATTCTGGCCCGCAGGCTTGGGGTTTCCATGTGCGGGGCCGGGCCGTTCATTCCGCAGCACGACACGCCGCTTGGCGCGTATCCTGCGGGCAACGCGCAGCTCGCCCTGCGTGTGATGGCCGTCATGCGCATTGTCATGCCCTGGGCCAACATTCCAGCCACTACGGCCCTGGCAACGGTGGACGCTCAGGGCGGGCAGCGTAACGGCCTGTTGGCGGGCGGCAATGTGCTTATGCCCTCGTTTACGCCGTCAGCTTACGGCAGTCAGTACTGCATTTACGACAATAAGAATCGTGTGGATATGCTTGGCGCGCGCAAGGCCATTGAAGGGGCTGGGCGCAGCCACACCCTTGCCTGTTGGCAGGAGCCAGCGGCACAGGATGTTGTTTCTGGCCTTTTGCCCTGTGCAGCTTCTGGCGCGCCTCACGCGTCGGCCTAG
- the nuoH gene encoding NADH-quinone oxidoreductase subunit NuoH codes for MTFYSEMLRLLGYLVGFLVFVALNAAYLVWVERKVAGHIQRRIGPKEVGPYGLLQPLADGFKLMTKQVFIPKDADGVLFCLGPVLVMTPAFMSFVTIPYTEGLVARNLDLGLLAIYAFASVNVLGLLLGAWGSRNKYAVISAARVVSQNVAYEIPMLLVVVSLVMVTGTLNLSETVATQSGGFWHWNVLRLSASPLMPVSFIIFFICMLAETNRAPFDMAEAESELIAGAFTEYSGMGFGVYFMGEYANVVVGASLLTLLFLGGWDCPLGLWPGAHWFAIKLYGVIFTVIWVRWTFPRTTFYGLLNLSWKVLIPIALVNLIITSALLKVL; via the coding sequence ATGACGTTTTATTCCGAAATGCTGCGTCTTCTGGGGTATCTTGTAGGGTTCCTTGTCTTTGTGGCGCTTAACGCGGCCTATCTGGTATGGGTCGAGCGCAAGGTGGCAGGGCATATACAGCGGCGCATAGGGCCAAAGGAAGTTGGCCCTTATGGCCTGTTGCAGCCGCTGGCGGACGGCTTCAAGCTCATGACCAAACAGGTGTTCATTCCCAAGGATGCAGACGGCGTGCTGTTCTGCCTTGGGCCTGTGCTGGTCATGACCCCGGCCTTCATGAGTTTTGTGACCATTCCCTACACCGAGGGGCTGGTGGCGCGTAACCTTGATCTGGGGCTGTTGGCCATCTACGCCTTTGCCTCGGTAAACGTGCTGGGTCTCCTGCTCGGGGCGTGGGGTTCGCGCAACAAGTACGCGGTTATCTCTGCCGCGCGCGTGGTTTCGCAAAATGTGGCCTACGAAATCCCCATGCTGCTGGTTGTAGTGAGCCTTGTGATGGTCACGGGCACTCTCAACCTCAGCGAAACCGTTGCCACGCAGTCGGGCGGGTTCTGGCACTGGAATGTGCTGCGCCTTTCTGCAAGCCCGCTCATGCCGGTTTCGTTCATCATCTTTTTCATCTGCATGCTTGCAGAGACAAACCGCGCCCCCTTTGACATGGCCGAGGCCGAAAGCGAACTGATCGCAGGCGCTTTTACGGAATATTCGGGCATGGGTTTTGGCGTGTACTTTATGGGCGAGTACGCCAACGTGGTGGTCGGGGCCAGCCTGCTGACCCTGCTGTTTCTTGGCGGGTGGGATTGTCCGCTGGGGCTGTGGCCGGGGGCGCACTGGTTTGCCATCAAGCTTTACGGGGTCATTTTTACCGTTATCTGGGTACGCTGGACGTTTCCGCGCACGACCTTCTACGGCCTGCTGAACCTCTCGTGGAAGGTGCTTATCCCCATTGCGCTCGTCAACCTCATCATTACCAGCGCGTTGCTCAAGGTGCTGTAG
- a CDS encoding NADH-quinone oxidoreductase subunit C, with protein MNAETLGAQLAALPGARVRAADHAAVGYDLDVALPESSLLAAVGIMDGAGYFIEGMTGVDWFGECEALRKEAEAKAKKAAEAAAANAEDAPDASHAAPPETSAQDPIPQEDELEVVYDFNLYAARHRVCLRVRTPRSNPQIHTIAEIYPIAHWHEREIHEFFGIVFIGHPYLIPLLLPEDAEYHPLLKDYSA; from the coding sequence ATGAATGCAGAAACCCTTGGCGCACAGTTGGCGGCCCTGCCTGGAGCCAGGGTCCGCGCCGCAGATCATGCCGCTGTAGGCTATGATCTTGATGTGGCGCTGCCGGAAAGCTCCCTGCTTGCCGCAGTGGGCATCATGGATGGGGCGGGGTACTTTATTGAAGGCATGACCGGGGTAGACTGGTTTGGCGAATGCGAAGCTCTGCGCAAGGAGGCCGAAGCCAAGGCCAAAAAGGCCGCCGAAGCCGCCGCTGCCAATGCAGAGGACGCGCCAGATGCCAGCCATGCCGCCCCACCTGAAACCTCTGCGCAGGATCCCATACCGCAGGAAGACGAGCTTGAAGTGGTGTACGACTTCAACCTCTATGCCGCCCGCCATCGGGTATGCTTGCGGGTGCGCACGCCGCGCTCCAACCCGCAGATTCACACCATCGCCGAAATTTATCCCATAGCCCACTGGCACGAGCGCGAGATTCACGAGTTCTTTGGCATCGTCTTTATCGGGCATCCTTATCTCATCCCCCTCTTGTTGCCCGAAGACGCGGAATACCACCCCTTGCTCAAGGACTACAGCGCATGA
- a CDS encoding iron hydrogenase small subunit, whose amino-acid sequence MSIIATTRRGFLKGACILSGGLLLGVRMANKAYAAAKDFKDYMSDRSAAVYSADSAFPKRASQDNTQVKALYDSWLGKPLSHKSEENLHTKWFDKSKGLKALTASGEYPNPRHKEFEGTAYPYE is encoded by the coding sequence ATGTCTATTATTGCCACCACCAGACGCGGATTTTTGAAGGGAGCGTGTATTCTCTCCGGCGGGTTGCTGCTTGGGGTTCGCATGGCCAACAAGGCCTACGCCGCCGCCAAGGATTTCAAGGATTATATGAGCGATCGCTCTGCCGCTGTGTACAGTGCCGATTCGGCCTTTCCCAAGCGCGCCAGTCAGGACAATACGCAGGTAAAGGCGCTTTACGATTCATGGCTCGGCAAACCCCTGAGCCATAAATCAGAAGAAAACCTCCACACCAAGTGGTTTGATAAATCAAAAGGCCTCAAGGCTCTTACGGCTTCAGGCGAATACCCCAACCCTCGCCACAAGGAGTTTGAGGGTACCGCCTATCCGTACGAATAA
- a CDS encoding monovalent cation/H+ antiporter subunit D family protein has product MDIVESVRPLAAILTALIGACLIMLTGRRPNVRETVSFVTAVVMFCIIASMIGDVAPAPMGHGHTLHLTLFPILPGLSVSFRADAFSMVFALVGSFLWIITVFYAAGYMRGLNEHAQTRFSACFALTLFGAMGVAFADNLFTLYLFYEVVSVCTYPLVAHHQDAEGYDGARKYIVYLTTTAKGLVLPAMIVIYVLTGNLDFAHNSHTGILSAGASDALATVLYVCCILGFAKNGIMPFHHWLPGAMVAPTPVSALLHAVAVVKVGVFCTTRVMLFVFGTDLMKNLNLGVPTAYFVSFTILAASIIALTKDNLKARLAYSTVSQLSYIVLGVALLTVDGIQGGIVHIANHAFSKITLFFCAGAIYVATHKKCISEMSGLGRSMPFTFAAFAVASLSMIGAPPVAGFVTKWKLLVGAMEMPTHSMGILLVLLASTLLNVAYFAPVTYKAFFGKRPEGEETGIREAPLSMVVPILIAAGVSVFIGIYPDAIMSFVKVVTG; this is encoded by the coding sequence ATGGATATTGTTGAATCCGTCAGACCCCTGGCCGCCATACTTACAGCGTTGATCGGCGCATGCCTGATAATGCTGACGGGGCGTCGGCCCAACGTGCGCGAAACAGTTTCGTTTGTAACGGCGGTGGTCATGTTCTGCATCATCGCCTCCATGATCGGCGATGTTGCACCCGCGCCCATGGGGCACGGCCACACGCTGCACCTCACGCTTTTTCCCATCCTGCCGGGGCTTTCGGTAAGCTTTCGGGCGGATGCTTTTTCCATGGTATTTGCTCTGGTTGGCTCGTTTTTGTGGATTATCACTGTTTTTTACGCGGCAGGGTATATGCGCGGCTTGAACGAGCATGCCCAGACCCGCTTCAGCGCCTGTTTTGCCCTGACGCTTTTTGGGGCAATGGGCGTGGCCTTTGCCGACAATCTGTTTACGCTCTACCTGTTCTATGAGGTGGTGAGCGTGTGCACCTATCCGCTAGTGGCCCACCATCAGGATGCCGAGGGCTATGACGGTGCGCGCAAGTACATCGTGTACCTGACCACCACGGCCAAAGGGCTGGTGCTGCCAGCCATGATCGTCATCTACGTGCTCACGGGCAATCTGGATTTTGCCCACAACAGCCACACGGGCATCTTGTCCGCCGGGGCCAGCGATGCGCTGGCAACCGTGCTGTACGTTTGCTGCATTCTGGGTTTTGCCAAGAACGGCATCATGCCGTTCCACCACTGGCTGCCGGGCGCGATGGTGGCTCCCACGCCTGTCTCGGCCCTGCTGCATGCGGTGGCGGTGGTCAAGGTGGGCGTGTTTTGCACCACGCGCGTCATGCTCTTTGTGTTTGGCACCGACTTGATGAAAAATCTGAACCTTGGCGTGCCCACGGCCTACTTTGTTTCGTTCACCATTCTTGCGGCTTCCATCATTGCCTTGACCAAGGACAATCTCAAGGCGCGGCTGGCCTACTCAACGGTGAGCCAGCTCTCCTACATCGTGCTTGGCGTGGCGCTTCTGACCGTAGACGGCATACAGGGCGGCATAGTGCACATCGCCAACCACGCATTCTCAAAGATAACGCTCTTTTTCTGCGCGGGCGCGATCTATGTGGCAACGCATAAAAAGTGCATTTCTGAAATGAGCGGCCTTGGGCGCTCCATGCCCTTTACCTTTGCGGCTTTTGCCGTGGCCTCGCTTTCCATGATCGGCGCGCCGCCCGTGGCAGGGTTTGTGACCAAGTGGAAGCTGCTGGTGGGCGCAATGGAAATGCCCACGCATTCCATGGGCATACTACTGGTGCTGCTGGCAAGTACGCTTTTGAACGTGGCCTATTTTGCGCCTGTGACCTACAAGGCATTTTTCGGCAAAAGGCCGGAAGGTGAAGAAACGGGCATTCGTGAAGCACCGCTGAGCATGGTGGTACCCATCCTCATTGCGGCTGGCGTTTCCGTGTTCATCGGCATTTACCCCGATGCCATCATGTCCTTCGTGAAGGTGGTGACAGGATGA
- a CDS encoding NADH-quinone oxidoreductase subunit J, producing the protein MSSHETMQTLAEGIFWFFVLVTFCGAVLAVSARTLIRRVAGLALCFTGVAGLYYYLSSPFVAFMQMLVYVGALCVTITFAIMLAETSDANRAPRRNKLSLFLGAAASCAITAALVVQSIVAPWPETPPTQMEGTIERIGQALLSTYSMSFELISVVLVVAMVGALALARHGRDK; encoded by the coding sequence ATGTCCAGTCATGAAACTATGCAAACGCTGGCCGAGGGCATTTTCTGGTTCTTTGTGCTGGTGACGTTCTGCGGCGCGGTGCTGGCTGTTTCGGCGCGCACTCTCATACGCCGTGTGGCTGGGCTTGCCCTGTGCTTCACTGGCGTGGCGGGGCTTTATTACTACCTTTCCAGCCCCTTTGTGGCCTTTATGCAGATGCTTGTGTATGTGGGCGCGCTGTGCGTCACCATAACATTCGCCATCATGCTGGCTGAAACGTCGGACGCAAACCGTGCCCCGCGCCGCAACAAGCTCAGCCTGTTTCTGGGCGCCGCGGCCAGTTGCGCCATCACAGCGGCGCTTGTGGTGCAATCCATCGTGGCTCCCTGGCCGGAAACGCCGCCCACGCAGATGGAAGGAACCATCGAGCGCATCGGGCAGGCCTTGCTGAGCACGTATTCCATGAGCTTTGAACTTATTTCCGTGGTTCTGGTGGTAGCCATGGTGGGGGCGCTCGCACTGGCCCGCCACGGGAGGGACAAGTGA
- a CDS encoding NADH-quinone oxidoreductase subunit I, with protein sequence MNAYFKNIFSGGWSLFVGMGITLRYFFKPVVTSSYPREVLPIPPRYRGHIDLVYDQETGTDRCIVCGSCQKACPSGCIELAGEKLDGAKKKTLTSYKLNFTKCSLCGMCVESCPTDALTFSHDYNLAGFDEAEYHFDLVRRLKERP encoded by the coding sequence ATGAACGCATACTTTAAAAATATCTTTTCAGGCGGGTGGAGCCTCTTTGTGGGCATGGGCATAACGCTGCGCTATTTTTTCAAGCCGGTGGTTACATCATCCTACCCACGCGAGGTGCTGCCCATCCCGCCGCGCTACAGGGGCCATATTGACCTTGTGTATGACCAGGAAACCGGCACGGACAGATGTATTGTGTGCGGATCGTGCCAGAAGGCCTGCCCCTCGGGCTGCATAGAGCTTGCGGGCGAAAAGCTGGATGGGGCCAAAAAGAAGACCCTCACGAGCTACAAACTGAATTTTACCAAGTGCAGCCTGTGCGGTATGTGCGTGGAATCGTGCCCTACAGACGCGCTGACGTTTTCTCATGACTACAATCTGGCCGGGTTTGACGAGGCGGAGTATCACTTTGACCTTGTACGGCGGCTCAAGGAGCGTCCCTGA